One genomic region from Xyrauchen texanus isolate HMW12.3.18 chromosome 4, RBS_HiC_50CHRs, whole genome shotgun sequence encodes:
- the LOC127640937 gene encoding N-terminal Xaa-Pro-Lys N-methyltransferase 1 encodes MSDIKARHSARARKQRGCTKMEDHLIEDETVFYSKAEHYWREVPPTVDGMLGGYGTISSIDINGSKKFLQEFLGEGQGKTGTSCALDCGAGIGRITKQLLLPLFRTVDLVDVTQEFLDKARTYLADEGKRVENYFCCGLQDFQPQPERYDVIWIQWVIGHLTDDHLVEFLRRCRSGLRPDGLIVVKDNVAYEGVIPDDVDSSVCRDLNVLHNIVARAGLNIIFEEQQRNFPEEIYQVHTLALR; translated from the exons ATGAGCGATATTAAGGCACGACATTCAGCGAGGGCAAGAAAGCAAAG GGGTTGCACAAAGATGGAAGACCATTTAATAGAGGACGAGACAGTATTTTACTCGAAGGCAGAACACTACTGGAGGGAAGTCCCGCCCACTGTGGATGGAATGCTGGGAGGTTATGGCACCATTTCCAGCATTGACATTAATGGCTCCAAAAAGTTCCTCCAAGAATTCCTTGGG GAAGGCCAGGGTAAAACTGGGACAAGCTGTGCTCTGGACTGTGGGGCTGGAATTGGCCGTATCACCAAGCAACTGCTCCTGCCACTCTTCCGGACGGTGGACCTAGTGGACGTCACTCAGGAGTTCCTAGATAAAGCTCGTACATATCTGGCTGATGAGGGCAAGAGGGTGGAGAACTATTTCTGCTGTGGTCTGCAGGACTTTCAGCCCCAGCCAGAACGCTATGATGTCATTTGGATTCAGTGGGTGATTG GCCACTTGACTGATGACCATCTGGTGGAATTTTTAAGGCGTTGCCGGAGCGGTCTGCGTCCAGATGGCCTCATTGTAGTGAAGGATAATGTTGCGTATGAAGGTGTAATACCTGATGATGTGGACAGCAGCGTGTGTCGGGACCTGAATGTACTACACAACATAGTGGCCAGGGCAGGACTCAACATCATCTTTGAGGAGCAGCAGCGGAACTTCCCTGAGGAGATCTATCAGGTCCACACTCTCGCTCTCAGATAG